The sequence below is a genomic window from Flavobacterium keumense.
AGCAATTTATAAGGAGCCCCCTAACCCCCGAAGGGGGAATTAGGAGCCAATAGATTCAGAGTAAAAGAAAGTTCAAAAAACAATTTATTTAACCCTACTTAACCCCTAGTAGGATTTCCCCCTTTGGGGGTTAGGGGGCTAATATGATACTTTACAACGTAACAGTTAACATACACGAAAGCGTTCAAGACCAATGGTTACAGTGGATGCAGCAAACACGAATTCCGGCTATTTTAGCAACAGGAAAATTTTCTTCGGCTAAAATTGTGAAGGTGTTAATTGAAGAAGAAATGGGAGGAACTACGTATTCAGTTCAATTTACGACGGATAGTAAAGCGACTTTGGAAAAATACTATGCAGAAGATGCGCCGCAATTCCGTCAAGAAAGTTACCAGTTATTTGGAGAAAAAATGCTGGCTTTTAGAACGGAACTAGAGGTAATTTCTGAACACAATTAAAAAAATAGCGAGATTGCCTCGTGCCTCGCAATGACTCAATGGAAAAAGTAAAAGCTAAAAAACATCTCGGACAACATTTCTTAAAAGACGAAAGCATTGCGAAAGCGATCGCTGATACGTTGAGTTTAGAAGGCTACAATGATGTATTGGAAATAGGTCCTGGAATGGGAGTTTTGACCCAATATTTATTGGACAAACCTACCAATACCTACGTGATTGAGATCGATACAGAATCGGTGGCGTATTTGGATGCTAATTACCCAAAGTTGAAAGATAAAATCATTTCGAAGGATTTCTTGAAATACGATGTCAACGAGATTTTTGAAGGCAAACAATTTGCGATTATTGGCAATTTTCCGTACAATAT
It includes:
- a CDS encoding DUF4286 family protein; this translates as MILYNVTVNIHESVQDQWLQWMQQTRIPAILATGKFSSAKIVKVLIEEEMGGTTYSVQFTTDSKATLEKYYAEDAPQFRQESYQLFGEKMLAFRTELEVISEHN